In a single window of the Bacillus rossius redtenbacheri isolate Brsri chromosome 8, Brsri_v3, whole genome shotgun sequence genome:
- the LOC134534741 gene encoding zinc finger protein 300-like, translating into MESVIKEASLNGSRNSEETNYQPVVKIEPEIESCGLEETSYGLLPVKCEYESETSGAEDNEPVPSPILPLVEIKVEENWNDGDDNSKDQFGTFDRTNPFFENTLAVTTNTVHEPTSICKSDKQNKKSTFARKTTKKINQSTPTSNLELLWKSSSDNLDEPRHKCDKCSATFLYLSRLKSHMLNHDGERPYSCDQCKMTFKLKGNLATHQISHVDDRPFLCSDCGRSFKMKTTLQKHRKIHNTGAPGAAQQQDEAEEQQQVTDGTDEGISRKKKIKCPYCDMSFNSSFGLSVHLVIHTGERPHKCRFCDETFTQKGHLHHHLRLRHPGLKHHTCPLCGLDFEHLAELKEHNKFCSEQHGMAPKRRIARKVDHKCDACSAVFAFRTRLLLHKTEVHGDDRPFGCTECNQSFKKKSHLDKHNMLHSGDRPYVCRECGNAFTQRSHLRTHQRTHSGERPYKCDVCGAGFFQNCHLKAHKFLHTGKPFICGICNKGFCHKHRLRGHEKIHKKLNTPDSLREKYECALCTKAFISKTQLIDHFENNH; encoded by the exons GAATCATGTGGCCTTGAGGAAACAAGCTATGGCCTTTTGCCTGTCAAGTGTGAATATGAAAGTGAGACTTCAGGTGCAGAAGACAATGAACCCGTACCATCACCTATATTGCCTTTGGTAGAAATAAAGGTTGAAGAAAATTGGAAT GATGGTGACGACAATTCCAAAGATCAGTTTGGTACTTTTGACAGAACAAACCCATTCTTCGAAAACACGTTAGCTGTAACCACCAACACTGTTCATGA GCCTACATCAATATGCAAGAGTGATAAGCAGAATAAAAAGAgcacatttgcaagaaaaactaCTAAGAAAATTAATCAGTCAACAC CCACATCAAACTTGGAACTACTGTGGAAAAGCAGCTCAGATAATTTAGATGAGCCGCGGCACAAATGCGATAAGTGTAGTGCAACCTTCCTGTACCTGTCAAGGTTGAAGAGCCACATGTTAAACCACGACGGTGAGAGGCCTTATTCGTGTGATCAGTGCAAGATGACGTTCAAGTTGAAGGGTAATTTAGCCACTCACCAGATATCCCACGTCGACGACAGGCCTTTCTTGTGCTCCGACTGCGGCAGGAGCTTCAAGATGAAGACAACGCTGCAGAAACACCGGAAAATACACAACACCGGCGCACCAGGTGCGGCACAGCAGCAGGATGAAGCAGAAGAGCAGCAGCAGGTGACGGATGGAACGGACGAAGGTATCAGtcgcaagaaaaaaataaaatgtccttATTGCGACATGAGCTTCAATTCGTCGTTTGGACTGTCCGTGCATCTGGTCATACACACCGGGGAGCGGCCCCACAAGTGCAGGTTCTGCGATGAAACGTTCACGCAGAAAGGCCACCTGCACCACCACCTGAGACTGCGTCATCCCGGCCTGAAGCACCACACGTGTCCGTTGTGCGGTCTGGACTTCGAGCACCTCGCGGAGCTCAAGGAGCACAACAAGTTTTGCTCGGAGCAGCACGGCATGGCGCCTAAGAGGCGTATCGCTCGCAAGGTCGACCACAAGTGCGACGCCTGCTCGGCGGTGTTTGCGTTCCGCACGAGACTGCTCCTGCACAAAACAGAGGTGCACGGCGACGACCGGCCGTTCGGGTGTACGGAGTGCAACCAGTCGTTCAAGAAGAAGTCGCATCTGGACAAGCACAACATGCTCCACAGTGGCGACAGGCCGTACGTCTGCCGAGAGTGCGGCAACGCTTTCACGCAGCGGAGTCACCTCAGAACTCATCAGAGGACGCATTCCGGTGAGAGGCCGTACAAGTGCGATGTTTGTGGCGCGGGTTTCTTCCAGAACTGCCATCTGAAGGCCCACAAGTTTCTTCACACGGGGAAGCCCTTTATTTGTGGGATCTGTAATAAGGGATTTTGTCATAAGCACCGCTTGCGTGGTCATGAAAAGATTCATAAAAAATTGAACACTCCGGATAGTTTAAGAGAAAAATATGAATGTGCTTTGTGTACTAAAGCGTTCATTTCCAAGACTCAATTAATAGatcactttgaaaataatcattaa